CTCTTCATATAGACTATTATTGTTCAAGTGCAACGGCTGAAGTGATGCTATGGAACATATTGACTTAGGAATAACTCTAGATATGTTGTTGCTTGAAAAATCCATAATTACAGTACGTGAAGAATTATTCCAACAATTGGGGAGCACTCCTGATAACGTATTTTTTGAAAGATCAAGAACCTGTAAAGCCTGCAGTTGGCATACAGAGAAGAGAATTTGGCcacttaaattattttttgaaagcgATAAATATATGAGGTAAGGCATATTCATGATGTCAAGTGAAATTGTTCCCGAGAATAAATTATTTGACAAATCTAAAAAATACATTCCCGGAGGAAAATATGGAAGAGGACCCTCGAAGTAGTTTGAGCTTAAATCCAACCAGTCGAGATTATTTAAATGCAATAAATTGGGTACGTGGCCACTGATCTGATTGCCGGAGATACTCACGTACTCTGCTGTGGAAATTAAGCTCCAAAACCAGTTTGGCATAGCATCAATAATActtgcattagacataacaatgtgTGAAATATTTATTTGAGACCGGAGCCATGAAGGGAACTCAGGACCCAGTTTGCAGGAGTCCATCTGAAGGGATTCTAGCCGGAAGGGAGGAAGCCAATTGCTCTCGACCTTCAGAGCCAAGGAGTTGGACGACAAACATAAGTATTTCAATTCTGTGAGGTTTCCAAAATGCACCTCAGACATTACACCCTCCAAATGGTTGTACCAAAGGACCAAAGCAACTAGCTGAGACAGCCGCCCCACACTTTCTGGTATAGTTTCATTCAACTGATTTACCCCAAGATAGAGCTCttggagtgatgctagttgtCCAAGTGACAAAGGAATAGGACCAGAAATCAGATTCCACCCCAAATTGAGTACTTTAAGCTTCCTGAGTTGGAATAACCATTCAGGCAGCTGTCCACTAATATTCGTTCTGGATAAGTCCAGAATCTCTAATTTCATCTTGATGCAACCAGAGAAAATTTCATCGAGTTCTAACAAATCTTTGCTGATATTGATGCCTGACAAtattaatttctgcagcttgcacaGATTTTTGAACGAAGTGGGTATTCCTCCTTGAAGAGGATTGTTAGCTAAATTAAGTTCCTCGAGGGAAGCCAAGTTACCAAAGGTCGGTGGAATATTACCCTGAAGGTTGTTCTCACTGAGATCAAGGTGCTCAAGGCCACTTATGTTGGATAACCAAAGGGGTAATGTAGAGTCAATGAAATTCTCAGATAAATCAAGAACAGATAAAGTTCACAAGTGGAAGAGAGAGGGGAACACTTGGAATTTCACAGTCAGATAAGTATATCTCCACGATAGAAGGAAGCATGTTCAGAGCTTCCAGCCAGTGAGTACCATTTTGAAACTTAACGTTATTCAGGTTGAGATGCTTTAGAGAAGAAAGGTGAGAAATCCAGAGTGCATCACCAATGCTAAATTGATGGATCGGAGCCACAAAACTGTCATTGGATAAGTCTAGATACTGCAGATTGGAGAGATTTCCCAGCTGGTGCGGCAGGAGTCCACCCAATCCAGCACGGGAGAGGTTAAGATATTGGAGTCGATGGAATGACCCCATGAATTCTGGAATATTAATGCCTCCAAAATCGTTCATGCTTAGGTCCAGGTACTTTAGGTGCTTCAGACCAAGTAAAGAAGGCCGCAACTCACCTCCTAAGGTCCAGTTGTTGTATGGCTCGTCACCAAAATCAGAGAAAGGATGCGGATTGTGGAGGTCCAGCTTGACGACATGCCCAGTATGATTGCTGCACGTCACACCCTCCCATTTGCAGCAGTCTTCACCCACCCAAGAGGACAGCCTGTTGGTAGGATCTTTCAGGCCTCGTTTGAACTCAAGTAGAGCACTTCTTTCGGCAGGGATGCAGCCTGAGGTTAGAGCTCCGTCGCAGACGTTGGGTTGAATGCATAGGAAGGCCAATAAGTAGAAGAGAACGTAGACATTGTCTGTAGCCATGGAATGGGGTTATGGTTGCTGGTGCATCACAATGCAGGTATCTACTTGTATATAATATGGAGTGAGAAGATCTCTCTCCTCCATTCATCTGTTAGTCCATTCTTCTGTGTGGATGAGCATTAAGTCAAGGTCAAGCCAGTAAGTCAACAATCCATTTTCTAGGTTGACAATGATAGAAGGTGTCCATGAGAGCAAATCCATTGTCATATACTTGTAATGTCTAAAATGAGTCCTAGAAAGTAGAAAAACAACCATAATGGCAGCTTAATTCATTAAGCTATTTAATTAGATTTTCATATTTCTGGCACCGGTAGTGCATAGAAACTGGCAAGAAATTTGACAGAACAGGTCGAGGAAGCACTACCACAATGGCAGATGGTCCATATATATGATGTGATCATTCTACTACCAGTTCAACACTCGGTCCTACTTGCAGAAGCATGATGACCAGAATGAATGATAATATCACACTTCTAGCTACTGAAAGAGAGATATGGTGGTCCAAATTGACAATCAAAATTGCTGTCATATATAAAATTGCTGTCATATATTAAGCTCACAATTGTCACGCTATCAATGTTACACAGAAATTTCTGcataaattatccaaaatttCTTTGCATTCCCTCCTAATTCTTATACCCAAAACATAGTCTTCATACTTACCACCTACGCAACATTTAAGATTTAATTATTTAGTACAATTCATTTCTAAATTACGATATCTGtgaataatttatattatattctcATTGATGAATTGTTTCTTGAACTCGTTCAAAATATAAAAACACATTTATGTGCCCCCAtgatcaactatatatatatatatatatatatatatatatatagtcaaagaGAGGCCTGCAAAATGATCTTTTCACAATGACAATACCAATGTGAAAATTTTATAAAGTTATGTGCCCCCATGATCAACATTTATGACACTACTCTTTGCACACACACATGTATCCTAACTAATAATAGTGATTAGTCTGAGTTAATTGAGCATATGCAAACATGCATAACATAAAAGGAGGATTTAAATATTTGATACATacgtgatatttaaaattttggtgGAATAAGTTTGTTGTATTAAATACAATATTTAAGTGACGGACTTGTAAGGCTGCACCAACCTGTAGGTGATGACAGACAGACGAGAAGCGTTCTTGGTGTTGAAACTTCGCCCATCTTCAAGTCTTATTTTAATTCAATTTGTTTGAAAAAGAATACACCTAACGATcacaatttattcttttttcataCACCTGAAAATAATTATTACCACAACCATGATTCCATCAATTGTGAGGAAAATTGTATACATGATCACAGCTTATCTTAAGATTAATCATGAGAAATCTATGGTCGACAGCTTGCAATACACAACATCTTATCATGCCCTGTTTGGATCATCCTCCATTAGTCTGAAACTATTCAACTGACACTCAAATAGTAGACCAAGAAATCTTCACTATTAGGTAATCTGTCAATATCATCTACTTGTTCTTCACTTCGTATTGTTGTCTACCCTCAAGTCAGTCAACCATGATGCCTGATCTTGATAGAGTCCCAAAGTTGGAATAGCTTTCATCTGAAGACTCCAGTTTCTTCTTGAATGTGAAGGTTTTGAGAATACTGCTAAATAGGAGAAATTTGTATCTATCAGACAACCATTATTGATACGAATAAGAGAAAGACAAGATTTGTGGGCACCAAAAAGACAGCGATCAGCAGTTGCTGAGAAACTCTCCTGGAAATTGATATGATAATGCAACTGAGCAGAACAAGAGGATCCAGGAAGACTTTAAATTCCAGCTAACAGAGCCAAGTTGCTTCCTTATACTTTTCAATAGAAAGACCAAGGAAGACTGACGATTGCAAACAAAAGCAAGTTGCTCATCTACTATGGCAACAGTCAGGTTGCATTCCTCTTATCTCATGTCAATGCATTCTAAAAACTCTATTAAACTTAATTTTCCATTTCTTTTATCTTCAAGAATTTGCTAACTTTACAAAAATCACGATCATCTAAGCCTTAAGTAGGGAGCTGGTAATATTCTGACTA
The sequence above is a segment of the Musa acuminata AAA Group cultivar baxijiao unplaced genomic scaffold, Cavendish_Baxijiao_AAA HiC_scaffold_1036, whole genome shotgun sequence genome. Coding sequences within it:
- the LOC135665713 gene encoding receptor-like protein EIX2, with translation MKLEILDLSRTNISGQLPEWLFQLRKLKVLNLGWNLISGPIPLSLGQLASLQELYLGVNQLNETIPESVGRLSQLVALVLWYNHLEGVMSEVHFGNLTELKYLCLSSNSLALKVESNWLPPFRLESLQMDSCKLGPEFPSWLRSQINISHIVMSNASIIDAMPNWFWSLISTAEYVSISGNQISGHVPNLLHLNNLDWLDLSSNYFEGPLPYFPPGMYFLDLSNNLFSGTISLDIMNMPYLIYLSLSKNNLSGQILFSVCQLQALQVLDLSKNTLSGVLPNCWNNSSRTVIMDFSSNNISRVIPKSICSIASLQPLHLNNNSLYEELSLSLKDCTKLVILDAGHNDLKGEIPTWIGESLTSLRFLNLRSNMLVGDIPPNLSRLSSLQFLNLADNELSGTIPRSFGNFTAMKVIENFSSSTTDQIRYKEHMFITTKGNTLSYDESLLLMNILNLSDNNLFGGVPEEVTGLFGLFSLNLSGNHFTGEIIENISKLQQLESLDLLRNNFSGTIPSGLAALTYLAHLNLSYNNLSGEIPLGNQLLTFTDPSIYIGNPGLCGFPLNQSCKDSETTQGQSNPDDGDENEMIWFYTSMALGFVVGFWVVWGTLILNKNWNLYYFRFIDNMFDKLYVFTILKVSMIRKRCCSQQE
- the LOC135665702 gene encoding receptor-like protein EIX1; its protein translation is MATDNVYVLFYLLAFLCIQPNVCDGALTSGCIPAERSALLEFKRGLKDPTNRLSSWVGEDCCKWEGVTCSNHTGHVVKLDLHNPHPFSDFGDEPYNNWTLGGELRPSLLGLKHLKYLDLSMNDFGGINIPEFMGSFHRLQYLNLSRAGLGGLLPHQLGNLSNLQYLDLSNDSFVAPIHQFSIGDALWISHLSSLKHLNLNNVKFQNGTHWLEALNMLPSIVEIYLSDCEIPSVPLSLPLVNFICS